The Prunus dulcis chromosome 3, ALMONDv2, whole genome shotgun sequence genome segment tccacctgcgTTTTATTCACCACAAAAAAATGCTTTCCATGCCCCCCAGTTTTTGCTCATCAAATTGATCTCCAGAGAATCTATCCAACTCCGGAGATTCACAGGTGAAAATGGGGGGGCAGGAGAGTGTGTATTAAATATTCCCTTTTTAAGATactgatataaaaataaaaaaaaaccaaagtgCACCTAAAAAAATCTGGCTTCAACCAGATTGGTCTTGTACGGGTTCTGAGGAAGTTGGAGAAGGTGGTACAGAACCAGCTTGTTCAGGGGAATCTTCAGCAGTTTTTGTATCTGAGTTCTCATACTTGTTGTTCACAGGTTTTTTGGCCCCTTCAGGAAATTTTGAGGAGATGGAGGGGGAAGTCTCTAATCCATGGGCCACTGACCAGCTTCTGGGATAACTTAGGAGGGAGGAATCAAGTGGCAAAGCATTCATACCAAAATTATAGCCAGCAGAATGTTCCACAAACGGGTGATCGAATCTGCAAGTTGGTCCATACTTGCAGATTCCATACATGATGTAGTATGAACATGGTGGTTGCCCCTGCAAGTTGGCTagtatattaaaaaagaatactgATGGAAGAACCATCGAAACAATTCTCTGAGTTGTTTATAAGAACTGAGCTGAACAGTGCACAAACCAACATGCACATCACTGTAATctagaaaatagaaataaaacttACAGGTCTTGAGGGAAGCCCAAGTGGGTGTGCAGCTGATTCTGCAATCCTTTCTTTTGGGTGATGGTACTTGCAATCTATTCCATATTTGCAAGTCCCCGTGCTCATAAAATACCGGCATTCAGGTTGATCAGGCCTATGTGGGAGACTTGAGCTTGACAAGTGAACCTGCCCATTGGAAGCTGACTCCCCCCGAGTTCTAGAGTTGTATGTGAGGTTGGAGCCAAGAATTCCAGTGGAAGTCACAGGGCTAATGTTTCCctattaaacaaataaaacatgaattagaaataaagaaaacttgCAACAAATCCTCTTTAGtccacaaaaaattcaatcacTGAAATCACCAAAGATGCAAAATGTTAAGGCCTTTATGAGCAGCCATATCAACTTTAAAGAATAAAGTAGGacattgaaatttgaataataAAGGGCATGAGACGTAGGACATGACAATGTTAGGCTGCAGCTTcctttggtttggttaagACTCTAGAGCAACTCATAATTACATGCCCAACATGAGGGGGAAAAAGAATGTAACAAACATTTCAATCCACCCATAGAACGCATTCACATAATGGGAAGGAAAATTTCTTCATAGCTAAGGATATAAAGAAGCAAGGAGCAGCATAGTTGACAATGACATCAGAGATTCTTAAAGACTTTGTACTTTCCACTGTTTTTGACAGATGACTGTCAATGACCCTTGAAGATCATATAAACTCTTCATACTAAACAATGCATCAGTGTGAAGTAAACTACATGAAAATTTTTGAAGTGTCCTTGCCGCATTCCAAGCTGAAACCATGGCAATCttattcaaaaagaaaagaaaaaagattgaaAAGGCTATAAAGCAGTTTCTTGTCATttctccccaaaaaaaaaaaaaaaaaaccagctTTAACATAGTGTAATACCACAATATAAGCAGAGAAACCTTAGTGTTCCTCACGAATGTATGGCACTAATAGGAACATAATATAGTAATGTCAGCGTTTTGTTATATTAAAGAGATAAAACACTGACCACATAGGTGTTCCATCCATGGGCAGGTACAATGCCTTGGGGCGGAAGAACAACAGGCATGTAAGAATGTGGAGATTGTAAACGCGGGCCTGATAAATATGGCGCTCTTGGAAATGACCATGCAGAAAGTCCACCTGCATAAGGTAGACCTGAAGAAGGCAAAACTGTGGAGCCTGCAGCTCCAAAAGCAGGTAAGACAGTGCCAAGTGACTGAGGCTGGGGATGATGAAACTTGCATGCCGGTCCAAACTTGCATGATCCAGTTCGCATGTAATAAGGACATGACTTTTCTTCCTGAGATTAATCAAtctaaaaattgttaaaatgGCGAGCACACTTATTCTCTGAAAGTCTAGTTGAGAACAACCCGGACTCAAGTGACAAAAGTAAGTCAAGAACCTGATGCATGGGGAGTCCTAAAATGTTGAACACGACTGGTCCAGCTCCACGCCTGTCCCTTGGATGATGGAATTTACAGGTTGATCCATATTTGCAAGTTCCTGTCTTCAGAAAATACTGCCACACAGAGTGCATACATTTGCTACAATcgttaatattaatattaatccAAGTGTGAAAGTTTCTTTTACCCAATGAACCAACATCTCACAGATATATAAAGGaattaaagggaaaaaaagtctTATGTTTAACCCCATGTTAATTGAAACATGGGATTATGCCTACTAATGTTGAACAAATTTAACAAATACccgtaaagaaaaaaataaaggagcaTCAGGTCATAACCAAATACAATATTAGATGTAGGAAACAACTGACTATAATCGGAATATCTTTAGAACAAGCTTGTTCTAGATATCATCACTTTCATGTTTCTTCTTAACCCTAAGAGATTCTCAAACCGACAGTCTCCATAATAGTCAGCACTTGGATAATATAGTAGATACATTTTTTAAGAGGAATAACTTGGTTAGATCTTATTAAACAAGTGACCAGTCTAATGTTCTGTTTGTTCCCAGGTCCACACCACTAGGATCAGCAATATATTTGATATTTCTCTTCATATGATGATTCAAATCgccaattacataatttataCACCTAACAAACTTATATAAACTCAACCAAACAAAGTGTATCCGATGAACAAAACAATACCCCGTTTTCGATCTTATTCTTATTCCTAGAAGTTCTAATCTTATATGACTTAGAAAACATCAAACGAAGGAAGCATACAAAGAAGGAAAGGAGGGAGAAGAATGAGTAAGAAAGAAGCTTCTTAATCAGCACAATCTGAACTAAATGAAAATCTTACCCCACAGTCAGGTTGTCCAACTCTTTCAGGGAGTTCTCCATTGTACTGAGCACCCTGCAGATATAATAATGTACCAGAAGTTTTAGTTCACTAATACCGTTTGAGCCACACTCTGCATAGTTAAGAgccagaaaggaaaaaagaaagaagctgtGTAGAAGCAATCAATAGAACTCCTCACAACACTCCAAGAAAATtgcaaaaggcaaagaaagaagCTGTGTCGAAGCAATCAATAAAACTCCTAGCAAGAGCCACAACACTTCAGTCAAAATGCAATCACTCTATAGAAACCATGCATATCAATTAAAAGAACAGTCTTAATTACCTGTGAACCATATTTAGGGTGATTAAAACGACAATTACTTCCATAACCACACAAACCAGTCCTCAAATAATATATGCAGTCAGGTTCACCAGGTCGATCAGGGTATGGGTTAGACTGAGCCACACCGCCCCCATCTTGATTATCATTGATAGTCAACCGCCAAAATGCCTCTACAATGGATACAAGAAATAGATGTGTAAATTACATATGGAAATCAAATCTTCAAATTTCCAAAGCCTCAATCTGCATTGTATAATCTATCAGAACTCCTCAAAAGAATTAACACGAAGTAGCAAAAGATTACAACTTCCAAAACGTGATACTAATAAAGCAGTAAACTAGGATCaaccaaattttcaattggtTCTGAAAGTgaacccccaaaaaaagaaactttgaAGGCATAATGTGAAATCTCCAAACGAATCGAAAATTtacaactaaaaaatgataCAAAACAACATTCTTCAAAACCCCAATAAGAATATGACTTGCATCAACATCATACTTCTTACCAACTAAATACCCACTTGTCACAAAAAGGTAAAGTTTTTAAACAACTGAacaaaattctgaattttcaaCTAATATACTATGAACAAACACAAATTCCTTGATAATCCACAATATGCATTGCACCTACCACTTGAGTTCTCCGAAACCATGAGAATATCAACACATCAACAAAACAGAGAATCAAAACAATTCAATACATTCCCAGACTAAACCGACACATAACACATTGCACCGTCATGATCACAAAATATCATAACCATAACATAAGAGATATATTTCAATACAAAACCATCATCAGATCGTTATACTCCCAACTGGGTACATCAAAACGCGGTGTT includes the following:
- the LOC117622678 gene encoding zinc finger CCCH domain-containing protein 3-like, which translates into the protein MSLIGETEKSRAKQNKGRVYTTSVLPMPDTRQAQKNAVPNQSDGNVEEAFWRLTINDNQDGGGVAQSNPYPDRPGEPDCIYYLRTGLCGYGSNCRFNHPKYGSQGAQYNGELPERVGQPDCGYFLKTGTCKYGSTCKFHHPRDRRGAGPVVFNILGLPMHQEEKSCPYYMRTGSCKFGPACKFHHPQPQSLGTVLPAFGAAGSTVLPSSGLPYAGGLSAWSFPRAPYLSGPRLQSPHSYMPVVLPPQGIVPAHGWNTYVGNISPVTSTGILGSNLTYNSRTRGESASNGQVHLSSSSLPHRPDQPECRYFMSTGTCKYGIDCKYHHPKERIAESAAHPLGLPSRPGQPPCSYYIMYGICKYGPTCRFDHPFVEHSAGYNFGMNALPLDSSLLSYPRSWSVAHGLETSPSISSKFPEGAKKPVNNKYENSDTKTAEDSPEQAGSVPPSPTSSEPVQDQSG